One window of the bacterium genome contains the following:
- a CDS encoding class I SAM-dependent methyltransferase — MLVLKRPPAPVRETASNAIISRPETRVNMPHIFQQIPGFFDFENIYLEAVAEFDGPAHFVEIGSWYGRSAAFMAVEIINSGKAITFDAIDTWEGTWPRQGSESTDPNLVKYGTMYPNFLANVWPVLHALTPIKLPSLEAVKLYPDRSLDFVFIDAAHDYENVKKDIIAWRPKVKPGGILAGHDYNKENSPGLVKAVNECLPTAEFVAPTSWRIRV, encoded by the coding sequence ATGCTGGTCCTGAAGAGACCGCCCGCGCCTGTCCGGGAGACCGCGAGCAACGCCATTATCAGTCGCCCGGAAACTCGAGTGAACATGCCGCATATTTTCCAGCAGATTCCCGGATTTTTCGATTTCGAAAACATCTATCTGGAAGCAGTGGCCGAATTCGACGGCCCGGCTCATTTTGTGGAGATCGGCTCCTGGTATGGCCGGAGCGCCGCGTTTATGGCGGTGGAGATTATCAATTCGGGGAAAGCCATCACGTTCGACGCGATTGACACGTGGGAAGGCACGTGGCCGCGTCAAGGCAGTGAAAGCACAGATCCGAATCTGGTCAAATATGGAACCATGTATCCGAATTTTCTGGCCAACGTGTGGCCGGTGCTGCATGCCCTCACACCGATCAAGTTGCCGTCGCTGGAGGCGGTCAAGCTTTATCCGGACCGTTCACTGGACTTCGTGTTTATCGACGCCGCTCATGACTATGAGAACGTGAAGAAGGACATCATCGCGTGGCGGCCGAAGGTCAAGCCCGGGGGGATTCTTGCCGGCCACGATTACAATAAGGAAAACAGTCCCGGACTGGTGAAGGCGGTGAATGAATGTCTTCCGACCGCTGAGTTTGTCGCGCCGACCTCCTGGCGCATACGAGTGTAA
- a CDS encoding aminopeptidase, producing MADPRYSDLARVLVRYSTFVKPGDHVLVEASDVPDEFVAVLVQEICDAGGVPVIEMKSQLVQRKLYMNATEERMKLIADCELYRMKKMQAYIGVRGIFNAKELSDVPGDNMGLYERLWLQPVHLDQRVAHTKWVVLRFPSPQMAQMAKMSMESFEDFFYKVCTKVDWAKASKAMDPVVEYMMKTDRVHIKGPGTDLKFSIKGIPAKKCDGHFNIPDLEIFTAPVRDSIEGVIQYNAPSSNRGFTFENVKFTFKKGKIVEATANDSKRLNNILDTDEGARYIGEFALGFHPYVEEAMDDILFDEKISGSFHFTPGNAYENEADNGNRSAIHWDLVLIQRPEKGGGEIWFDDVLIRKDGKFVHEAFVGLNPENLRKD from the coding sequence ATGGCAGATCCACGTTATTCAGATTTAGCGCGTGTTTTAGTGCGTTACTCCACGTTCGTAAAGCCCGGCGATCATGTCCTCGTCGAAGCGAGCGATGTTCCGGATGAATTTGTTGCCGTGCTGGTGCAGGAGATCTGCGATGCGGGCGGTGTGCCCGTGATCGAAATGAAATCGCAACTGGTGCAGCGCAAACTGTACATGAATGCGACCGAAGAACGCATGAAGCTGATTGCCGACTGCGAACTCTACCGCATGAAGAAGATGCAGGCGTACATCGGTGTGCGCGGCATTTTCAACGCCAAGGAATTGTCCGATGTGCCCGGCGACAACATGGGCCTGTACGAGCGCCTATGGCTGCAGCCGGTGCATCTCGATCAGCGCGTCGCCCACACCAAGTGGGTGGTGCTGCGCTTCCCGTCGCCGCAGATGGCGCAGATGGCCAAGATGTCGATGGAATCCTTCGAAGATTTCTTTTACAAGGTTTGCACCAAGGTGGACTGGGCCAAAGCCTCCAAGGCGATGGATCCCGTCGTCGAGTACATGATGAAGACCGACCGTGTGCATATCAAGGGCCCGGGCACGGATCTGAAGTTCTCGATCAAGGGTATTCCGGCCAAGAAATGCGACGGCCATTTCAATATTCCCGATCTGGAGATCTTTACGGCTCCGGTGCGGGATTCGATTGAAGGCGTGATTCAGTACAATGCGCCGTCTTCCAATCGTGGTTTCACCTTCGAGAACGTGAAATTCACCTTTAAGAAGGGCAAGATTGTCGAGGCGACGGCCAACGATTCTAAGCGGCTGAACAATATTCTGGATACGGACGAAGGCGCGCGCTACATCGGCGAATTTGCGCTGGGCTTCCATCCCTACGTGGAAGAAGCGATGGATGATATTCTCTTTGACGAGAAGATCTCCGGTTCCTTCCATTTTACGCCGGGCAATGCCTACGAGAACGAAGCGGACAACGGCAACCGCAGCGCAATTCACTGGGATCTGGTGCTGATCCAGCGCCCGGAGAAGGGCGGCGGCGAGATCTGGTTCGACGACGTGCTGATCCGCAAGGATGGCAAGTTCGTCCACGAAGCCTTTGTGGGCTTGAATCCCGAGAATCTGCGCAAAGACTGA
- the mtgA gene encoding monofunctional biosynthetic peptidoglycan transglycosylase, producing the protein MPLFRKILLLTVYVIIATLVTTFVQVLLLRWHDPKTTAWMRMRVREAKAQGKDLQIHHTWIPLKAISPPMKAAVVAAEDDGFYQHHGFDWDAMRKAHELNEKKERIKRGGSTITQQLAKNLYLSPSRSYWRKGREAVITAFMELLLPKDRILELYLNSIEFGPGVFGIEEAARHYFNISARQLSLYQCCQLAAIIPSPLRYRTGGSYVNRRAGNIARIIGGGNAVQDSSF; encoded by the coding sequence GTGCCCCTTTTCCGCAAAATCCTGCTTCTGACTGTCTATGTAATTATCGCCACATTGGTCACCACCTTTGTGCAGGTGCTCTTGCTGCGCTGGCATGATCCGAAAACCACGGCATGGATGCGGATGCGCGTGCGGGAGGCAAAAGCGCAGGGCAAGGACCTCCAGATTCACCATACGTGGATTCCGCTCAAGGCCATCTCACCGCCCATGAAGGCCGCAGTGGTGGCTGCCGAGGATGACGGCTTTTACCAGCACCACGGCTTCGACTGGGACGCGATGCGCAAGGCCCACGAACTGAATGAAAAGAAGGAACGCATCAAACGCGGCGGCAGCACGATTACCCAGCAGCTTGCTAAAAATTTGTATCTGTCGCCCAGCCGCAGCTACTGGCGCAAAGGCCGCGAGGCGGTGATTACGGCGTTCATGGAGTTGCTGCTGCCCAAGGACAGGATTCTCGAACTGTATTTGAACAGCATTGAGTTCGGTCCGGGAGTCTTCGGGATTGAGGAGGCCGCGCGGCACTACTTCAACATTTCGGCGCGCCAGCTTTCCCTGTACCAATGCTGTCAACTGGCGGCGATTATTCCCTCTCCGCTGCGCTACCGGACCGGCGGCAGCTATGTCAACCGCCGCGCGGGGAATATTGCGCGGATTATCGGCGGCGGAAATGCGGTGCAGGACAGCAGTTTTTGA
- a CDS encoding T9SS type A sorting domain-containing protein, whose translation MKKLWITFVPLVLAVLLTVLTCAATENNGLCRITATPTVSHARPSLDSPQPDSLFYDNGEVQAFYTSPNLWTRIRFTAPYNLELRSLYFVANNPNNVANPCSVYVYANNNGNPGLLMQAFRMPGSVVHFGNDLQFPVWNDFDLPAPLAFGASEDFFVVMGPQVGGPQNQGWQFLLNFAPQSDRYAIGTAGHNGAFTPAGGNFLIRAGVAPIEGPNRGYVSLISTSPHEWHYQLNHVGGIIRRFSFSPVCHGTVGSVTGDAQLANWSVTSHGDSIIFSSPFAMVGNSLATFVLTNALCNDEVHWRVGDSTGVVDGPWPVELTAFTAEPVEEAVQLRLVTASEHGNQYFEIYRAESADGNYAKIAQLASQGNSATEQTYSYQDNTVEPGRTYWYYLADVSISGERTLHRDLVRSASAGRSALIHDYALAAYPNPFNPTTTLDLSLPEAQRVSVKVFDLTGKLVRTLADAPYAAGRHQIAFDAGSLPSGIYIAQLQAGSVNLTQKLLLVK comes from the coding sequence ATGAAGAAGTTATGGATCACTTTTGTGCCTCTCGTACTTGCTGTTTTATTAACAGTACTGACCTGTGCCGCCACGGAGAATAATGGCCTGTGCCGAATCACAGCCACACCGACGGTATCGCACGCACGGCCGTCTCTGGACAGTCCGCAACCGGACTCCTTGTTTTATGACAACGGTGAGGTTCAGGCATTTTACACCAGCCCGAATTTGTGGACGCGCATTCGCTTTACGGCACCGTACAATCTGGAACTGCGCAGCCTGTATTTTGTGGCCAACAACCCGAACAACGTGGCCAACCCATGTTCCGTTTACGTGTATGCCAACAACAACGGAAATCCGGGATTGCTGATGCAGGCGTTCCGTATGCCCGGCAGCGTCGTGCATTTCGGAAACGACCTGCAGTTTCCTGTATGGAATGATTTTGATCTGCCCGCACCGCTGGCGTTTGGAGCAAGTGAGGACTTCTTCGTGGTCATGGGGCCGCAGGTGGGTGGTCCCCAGAATCAGGGTTGGCAATTTCTCCTCAATTTTGCCCCCCAGTCCGATCGCTATGCCATTGGCACTGCCGGACACAACGGAGCATTTACTCCCGCTGGCGGCAACTTTCTGATTCGCGCGGGCGTGGCCCCGATTGAGGGACCAAACCGCGGTTATGTATCCCTGATTTCCACCAGCCCGCATGAGTGGCACTACCAGTTGAATCATGTCGGCGGTATCATTCGGCGATTTTCTTTCTCGCCGGTGTGCCATGGAACCGTTGGCTCCGTGACGGGCGATGCGCAACTGGCAAACTGGAGTGTGACGTCGCACGGTGATTCGATCATCTTCTCTTCTCCGTTTGCCATGGTGGGTAATTCACTGGCGACCTTTGTCCTGACCAATGCGCTCTGCAATGATGAAGTGCATTGGCGTGTGGGCGACAGCACGGGTGTGGTGGATGGCCCCTGGCCGGTTGAACTCACGGCCTTCACGGCGGAACCTGTCGAAGAAGCCGTGCAGCTTCGCCTGGTTACGGCTTCGGAGCACGGCAACCAGTATTTCGAGATCTACCGCGCGGAAAGCGCTGACGGCAATTATGCGAAGATTGCGCAGCTTGCCAGTCAAGGGAATTCGGCGACGGAACAGACCTACAGCTACCAGGATAACACGGTGGAGCCGGGCCGAACGTACTGGTATTACTTGGCCGATGTCAGCATATCCGGCGAGCGCACACTGCACCGGGATTTGGTGCGCAGCGCCAGTGCAGGCCGTTCGGCACTGATTCATGACTATGCCTTGGCGGCATATCCCAACCCTTTCAACCCGACAACCACGCTGGACTTGAGCCTGCCCGAAGCACAGCGGGTGAGCGTGAAGGTGTTTGATCTGACCGGCAAGCTGGTGCGGACCCTGGCCGATGCGCCGTATGCGGCGGGAAGGCACCAGATCGCCTTCGATGCGGGCAGTTTGCCTTCGGGAATTTACATTGCACAGCTTCAGGCAGGATCGGTGAATCTGACTCAGAAATTGCTGCTGGTCAAGTAG
- a CDS encoding AraC family transcriptional regulator, translating to MKTNTEQDYKERMLRVLVHIQNHLDEAVSLDDLASIANFSPFHFHRVFRGMLGEGVMEHCRRLRLERAAQRLKQSEEQVTAIAFEAGYETLDAFIRAFRMRFGMPPTEFRKDCAAKIQSLPSGIGYHPQTVLQDFEPIRKGVLEMDVNVRNVPPMKVVFVRVNGPYTQSAGQAWGKLCSWAGRKGLMRSQPVLIGISHDDPEITPPDKVRYDACLVVQQEVEPEGDFGVQELGGGDYAITMHKGPYERLGETYSYLCGQWAPQNGYRLRSLPPFEIYKKDPSVAKPEDLLTEIYLPVEKVG from the coding sequence ATGAAAACAAACACCGAACAAGATTACAAAGAGCGCATGCTGCGCGTGCTGGTGCATATCCAGAACCATCTCGACGAAGCCGTATCGCTGGATGATCTGGCGTCCATCGCCAATTTCTCGCCGTTCCACTTTCACCGTGTGTTCCGCGGGATGCTGGGCGAAGGCGTCATGGAACACTGCCGCCGTCTACGGCTCGAACGCGCCGCCCAGCGGCTTAAGCAAAGCGAGGAACAGGTCACGGCGATTGCCTTTGAGGCCGGCTATGAGACTCTCGATGCGTTCATCCGCGCTTTCCGCATGCGCTTCGGCATGCCGCCCACGGAGTTCCGCAAGGACTGTGCAGCGAAAATTCAAAGCTTGCCGTCAGGAATCGGTTACCATCCTCAGACAGTGTTGCAGGATTTTGAACCTATCCGCAAAGGAGTTCTTGAGATGGATGTGAACGTCAGAAATGTACCGCCCATGAAAGTCGTCTTTGTGCGCGTCAATGGTCCATACACGCAATCCGCCGGACAGGCGTGGGGCAAACTGTGCAGTTGGGCAGGACGCAAGGGCCTGATGCGCAGCCAGCCGGTGCTGATCGGTATCAGCCATGATGACCCGGAGATCACGCCGCCGGACAAGGTGCGCTACGATGCCTGTCTGGTGGTGCAACAGGAAGTTGAACCGGAAGGCGATTTCGGAGTACAGGAACTGGGCGGCGGAGACTATGCGATTACCATGCACAAGGGTCCTTATGAACGCCTCGGCGAGACCTATTCCTATCTGTGCGGCCAATGGGCGCCGCAAAACGGCTACCGGCTGCGCTCGCTGCCGCCCTTCGAAATTTACAAGAAGGACCCCAGTGTCGCCAAGCCGGAGGACCTGCTGACGGAAATCTATCTCCCCGTAGAAAAAGTCGGTTAA
- a CDS encoding RNA-binding protein has translation MVNIYVGNLSYSTTEDDLRNMFEAHGKVDRASVVMDRMSGRSKGFGFVEMPNDDEARNAIGALNETETAGRRLVVNEAKPKTDRPARRERY, from the coding sequence ATGGTTAACATTTACGTAGGCAACTTGTCCTACTCCACCACCGAAGACGATCTTCGCAACATGTTCGAAGCGCATGGCAAGGTTGACCGCGCCAGCGTCGTCATGGATCGCATGAGTGGTCGCAGCAAAGGTTTCGGCTTTGTCGAAATGCCGAACGATGACGAAGCGCGCAACGCCATTGGCGCTTTGAATGAGACGGAAACCGCCGGCCGCCGCTTGGTTGTCAATGAAGCCAAGCCGAAGACCGACCGTCCCGCCCGCCGCGAACGCTACTAA
- a CDS encoding methyltransferase domain-containing protein, which produces MAFTFENRQESAPQFITDFRRDLWSPHDGCSVADVYDTVFRTRALQHPEALTLDFWTRHPCTLEARCPGMLGRRVLDVGCGTGEIDIHLARSGFDVTAYDLSPAGLRIAEEHLRHESPALQRAMRTVLGTPGPLPFADREFDSVLLSHVLEHIAHPTPLLKEIARVLKPGGTLLAMTPLGHAFDDPTHVHHFSEDSLTSLLANYFDDLQLSILDGNRQLSVRCSNPEARRYPRIICQMRIKNEERWLKDVLDQIALVADGIVIYDDGSSDSTPAICRAHPAVIEYRYGRNPQLDEVRDKNLLLKMALSHHPDWVLCMDGDEILEDGAAQRIFAAIRSCPPGVSTLDVGFLYMWNDLQHYRADGIYRRIVHHRLFSVAGQNADSLSFAPSGYGGNLHCESVPPNLRGRAVEADVRIKHLGYMDREDRARKHAWYCKQDPRHAAQGYYDHLLDQPCMIIEEWRDRSRRAAPATPPAQSSRLTPDQDRMFLALCG; this is translated from the coding sequence ATGGCTTTTACATTTGAAAACCGGCAGGAATCTGCGCCGCAATTCATCACGGATTTCCGGCGCGACCTTTGGTCGCCGCACGACGGCTGCAGCGTCGCCGATGTGTATGATACCGTGTTCCGCACGCGCGCCCTACAGCATCCCGAGGCGCTGACACTCGATTTTTGGACCCGCCATCCCTGCACACTCGAAGCGCGATGCCCGGGGATGCTGGGGCGGCGAGTGCTGGATGTCGGCTGCGGTACGGGAGAGATCGACATTCATCTGGCCCGCTCCGGTTTCGATGTGACCGCCTACGATCTCTCTCCGGCCGGACTGCGCATTGCCGAAGAGCATCTGCGCCACGAATCGCCTGCCCTGCAGCGGGCGATGCGCACCGTCCTTGGCACCCCCGGTCCTCTGCCGTTTGCCGACAGGGAATTCGATTCGGTGCTGCTCTCTCATGTGCTGGAACATATTGCTCACCCCACGCCACTCTTAAAAGAGATCGCGCGGGTGCTGAAGCCGGGCGGTACCCTGCTGGCGATGACTCCTCTGGGTCATGCCTTCGACGATCCGACGCACGTTCACCATTTCTCCGAGGACAGCCTGACCTCGCTGCTGGCAAACTATTTCGATGACCTGCAACTTAGCATTCTTGACGGAAACCGGCAACTGAGCGTGCGCTGCTCTAATCCGGAGGCCAGGCGTTATCCCCGCATCATTTGCCAGATGCGCATCAAGAATGAAGAGCGCTGGCTGAAGGACGTGCTGGATCAGATCGCGCTCGTGGCCGATGGAATCGTGATCTACGATGACGGCTCCTCGGACAGCACTCCCGCCATCTGTCGCGCTCATCCGGCGGTCATCGAATATCGTTACGGAAGGAATCCCCAACTCGACGAAGTCCGCGACAAGAATCTCCTGTTGAAAATGGCGCTCAGTCATCATCCGGATTGGGTCCTCTGCATGGACGGCGACGAAATTCTGGAGGATGGCGCTGCGCAGCGGATCTTCGCCGCGATCCGCTCCTGTCCGCCCGGCGTATCCACGCTGGACGTCGGCTTCCTCTACATGTGGAATGATCTGCAGCACTATCGCGCAGACGGCATCTACCGTCGTATCGTCCACCATCGGCTGTTCTCCGTGGCCGGACAGAATGCCGATTCCCTGTCATTCGCACCGTCGGGTTATGGCGGAAATCTTCATTGCGAGAGCGTGCCCCCCAACCTTCGTGGCCGCGCCGTGGAGGCGGACGTCCGCATCAAGCATCTCGGTTACATGGATCGCGAGGATCGTGCCCGCAAACATGCCTGGTACTGCAAACAGGATCCGCGCCACGCCGCACAGGGCTATTATGATCATCTGCTGGACCAGCCCTGCATGATCATCGAGGAGTGGCGGGACCGATCACGCCGTGCTGCGCCGGCGACGCCGCCCGCCCAATCCTCGCGTCTCACCCCCGATCAGGACAGGATGTTCCTCGCCCTCTGCGGGTAG
- a CDS encoding pentapeptide repeat-containing protein has protein sequence MPEQTCAYEGCHRPIYQNSNFPQTDKCIFHCEKKAASKFRAYAQTEIAAWLKTQNKFDFNGWVFVGTEWTVLFRGIEIYRDVKFDAAVFVDGADFERTKFFCKVSFKGTHFQVRAKFDKARFTELALFQETVFEKGVSFQDVSFENDAHFIDIQLSNFLDVAHARFRHDAKFVRTKILGSVKLTWPGSGKTYDLDGNRLTQGALVFENLEFVPSEDSILDLRDLPLHDQCGLTVCNTSVEHSAGPAQRLFLTGTDCRLIKFRNVQWPIYKSRRVSGDELLERAHPKGDKRSSNWNDIAVTYQQLTIRYRGDLDHPGANDFERGIFEARLMAAKQVVKLWRSRWLLQLYKAASNFGGSIWRPAWIAGVLLVVCAWVYGGFMYGDFFVLPRNWDLRTAWDSLVAAMRVVSLDRSWFSREVDTSGAGSFARLVVSTVAIVQTALTATLVTLFIFAIRRRFKHSE, from the coding sequence ATGCCCGAACAAACCTGTGCCTACGAGGGCTGCCACCGCCCCATCTACCAGAACTCCAACTTCCCGCAAACGGACAAGTGCATCTTTCACTGCGAGAAGAAGGCTGCGTCCAAGTTTCGAGCTTATGCGCAGACCGAAATCGCAGCATGGCTCAAGACGCAGAACAAGTTCGACTTCAACGGGTGGGTGTTCGTGGGCACGGAATGGACCGTCCTGTTTCGAGGAATCGAAATCTACCGCGACGTCAAATTCGACGCTGCTGTATTTGTGGATGGCGCTGATTTTGAACGCACAAAGTTCTTTTGCAAGGTAAGTTTCAAAGGAACACATTTCCAAGTAAGAGCTAAATTTGACAAGGCACGTTTCACAGAGCTGGCATTATTTCAAGAGACTGTTTTCGAGAAAGGAGTATCGTTTCAGGATGTATCATTCGAGAATGATGCCCACTTTATTGATATCCAATTGAGCAACTTTCTTGATGTTGCGCACGCTCGGTTCCGTCATGATGCGAAATTTGTCAGAACCAAGATTCTCGGCAGTGTTAAGCTAACTTGGCCGGGCAGTGGGAAGACTTATGATCTCGATGGAAATCGTCTTACGCAAGGCGCTCTGGTGTTCGAAAATCTCGAATTCGTGCCGAGCGAAGATTCGATTCTTGATTTGCGCGACCTCCCTCTTCATGACCAATGTGGCTTGACAGTATGTAATACTTCAGTTGAACATAGCGCTGGGCCAGCGCAACGTCTGTTTTTGACAGGCACTGATTGTCGGCTCATAAAGTTTCGTAACGTCCAATGGCCGATCTATAAGAGTAGACGCGTATCCGGAGACGAATTGCTCGAGCGAGCACACCCTAAGGGTGATAAACGGTCAAGTAACTGGAATGACATAGCCGTCACCTACCAGCAATTGACCATCCGTTACCGTGGCGACCTCGATCATCCTGGAGCCAACGACTTCGAACGAGGTATTTTCGAGGCCCGTCTCATGGCAGCCAAGCAAGTAGTTAAGCTCTGGAGATCCAGGTGGCTTCTACAACTCTACAAAGCCGCTTCCAACTTCGGGGGCAGCATCTGGCGTCCTGCATGGATTGCTGGAGTACTACTCGTTGTGTGCGCTTGGGTCTATGGCGGGTTCATGTATGGCGATTTCTTTGTCTTGCCTCGCAATTGGGACTTGCGCACGGCATGGGACAGCCTTGTGGCAGCAATGCGCGTGGTAAGTCTGGATCGTTCATGGTTCTCGCGAGAGGTGGACACCAGCGGTGCGGGGAGCTTTGCGCGGCTCGTGGTTTCGACGGTAGCGATTGTACAAACCGCCCTCACCGCCACTCTCGTAACCCTCTTCATCTTCGCCATTCGTCGGCGCTTCAAACATTCAGAATAA
- the pckA gene encoding phosphoenolpyruvate carboxykinase (ATP), whose protein sequence is MNNILDIKSPAQKEALVQKAFLGLDTIGLTNLHQVYWNLPVEALYEEIVFRREAQISYNGPIIVNTGKHTARSANDKFVVKEETTGSHVWWGEYNRPFNPDKFNEVYDRLLGFLQGRDLFVQDCYAGADPNYRLPTRVITELAWHSMFARTMLIPCPTREEYQRFVPEFTVISVPSFKAFPQIDMTPGNTFILLNFDQKICIIGNTAYAGEIKKAVFTIMNYLMPMQGVMSMHCSANMGKDKSTAIFFGLSGTGKTTLSADPNRYLIGDDEHGWSDEGVFNYENGCYAKVIGLSATAEPEIYACTRKFGSVLENVIYDPVTRNIDLDDEAITENTRASYPLSNIDNSVPEKLGGHPKNIIMLTCDASGVMPPIAKLTVEQAMYHFISGYTAKIAGTEVGLSDEPEITFSTCYGAPFMVLPPYKYAELLKNKILKHEVDCWLVNTGWVGGKYGVGKRISIRHTRNLLNAALDGKLKDVEYYIDPVFGFHVPKTCPDVPNDVLYPSKAWPNKAEYDAAYRDLASRFIENFKKFQEGCPPEVRAAGPKIDRTIPIPQPAK, encoded by the coding sequence ATGAACAATATCTTAGACATCAAGTCGCCGGCGCAAAAAGAGGCGCTGGTGCAGAAGGCCTTTCTCGGCCTCGATACTATTGGCCTGACGAATCTGCATCAGGTGTACTGGAATCTGCCGGTTGAAGCGTTGTATGAAGAAATCGTCTTCCGCCGTGAAGCGCAGATCTCCTACAACGGTCCGATCATCGTCAACACCGGCAAGCACACCGCGCGCAGCGCCAATGACAAGTTCGTGGTGAAGGAAGAGACCACCGGCTCCCACGTCTGGTGGGGTGAATATAACCGTCCCTTCAATCCCGACAAGTTCAACGAAGTCTACGACCGTCTGCTGGGCTTTTTGCAGGGCCGCGATCTGTTCGTGCAGGACTGCTACGCCGGAGCCGATCCCAACTACCGCCTGCCCACGCGGGTGATTACCGAGCTGGCGTGGCACAGCATGTTTGCCCGCACGATGCTCATTCCCTGTCCGACGCGCGAAGAGTATCAGCGCTTCGTTCCCGAGTTCACCGTCATCAGCGTGCCGTCTTTCAAGGCGTTCCCGCAGATTGACATGACTCCCGGCAACACGTTCATCCTGCTCAACTTCGACCAGAAGATCTGTATCATCGGCAACACGGCGTACGCGGGCGAAATCAAGAAGGCCGTGTTCACCATTATGAACTACCTGATGCCGATGCAGGGCGTCATGTCCATGCACTGCTCCGCCAACATGGGCAAGGACAAGAGCACGGCGATCTTCTTCGGCCTGTCCGGCACCGGCAAGACCACGCTGTCAGCCGATCCCAACCGCTACCTTATCGGCGACGATGAGCACGGCTGGAGCGACGAAGGCGTGTTCAACTATGAAAACGGCTGCTACGCCAAGGTGATCGGCCTGTCCGCCACCGCCGAACCCGAAATTTACGCCTGTACGCGCAAGTTCGGCTCGGTGCTGGAAAATGTGATCTATGATCCTGTCACGCGCAACATCGACCTCGATGATGAAGCCATCACCGAGAACACGCGCGCGTCCTATCCGCTGTCGAACATCGACAATTCCGTTCCCGAGAAGCTCGGCGGCCATCCGAAGAATATCATCATGCTCACGTGCGACGCGTCGGGCGTGATGCCTCCCATCGCCAAGCTGACGGTGGAGCAGGCCATGTACCACTTCATCAGCGGCTACACGGCCAAGATCGCCGGCACCGAAGTCGGTCTGTCCGACGAGCCGGAAATCACCTTCTCCACCTGCTACGGTGCGCCGTTCATGGTGCTGCCGCCGTACAAGTATGCCGAACTGCTGAAGAACAAGATTCTGAAGCACGAGGTCGACTGCTGGCTGGTGAACACCGGCTGGGTAGGCGGCAAGTATGGCGTGGGCAAGCGTATCTCCATCCGCCACACGCGCAACCTGCTGAACGCGGCCCTCGACGGCAAGTTGAAGGACGTGGAATACTACATCGATCCGGTGTTCGGCTTCCATGTTCCCAAGACCTGTCCCGATGTGCCGAACGATGTGCTGTATCCTTCCAAGGCCTGGCCGAACAAGGCCGAGTACGATGCCGCCTATCGCGATCTGGCCAGCCGCTTCATCGAGAACTTCAAGAAGTTCCAGGAAGGCTGTCCCCCCGAAGTCCGCGCCGCCGGTCCCAAGATCGACCGTACCATCCCCATCCCCCAACCGGCGAAGTGA